In the Thauera sedimentorum genome, one interval contains:
- the aceF gene encoding dihydrolipoyllysine-residue acetyltransferase, giving the protein MSQLIEVKVPDIGDFSEVPVIELFVKVGDTIAVDDAIATLESDKATMDVPSSAAGVVKEVLVAVGDKVAEGSLLIKVEAAGAAAAAPQPAAAAPAAPAPAAPAPAAAGGVVEVAVPDIGDFSDVPVIELFVKVGDSIKVDDAIATLESDKATMDVPSSAAGVVKEVLVKVGDKVSQGTVMIKVESAGASAGAVVGSPPLQGEGQGGDGVQPASGKTHPPPSLPLEGGGAKAPAPAPAAAPSAVKLGGKVHASPSVRAYARELGVDLAQVKATGPKNRILKEDVTAFVKGAMSTGVVPGKAAAAGAGASLGGGLDLLPWPKVDFAKFGEVEVKPLSRIKKISGQNLARNWVMIPAVTYHEDADITDLEAFRVAMNKEHEKSGKKLTMLAFIIKASVRALQEFPEFNTSLDGDNLVYKKYFNIAFAADTPNGLVVPVVKDADKKSVFEIAAETGALAKKARDGKLGPADMSGACFTISSLGGIGGTYFAPIVNAPEVAILGVNKSVMKPVWDGKQFVPRLTLPMSLTADHRVIDGALATRFNVYLAQLLADFRRVML; this is encoded by the coding sequence ATGAGCCAGTTGATCGAAGTGAAGGTTCCGGACATCGGCGACTTCTCCGAGGTGCCGGTGATCGAGCTGTTCGTCAAGGTGGGCGACACCATCGCGGTGGATGACGCGATCGCCACCCTGGAATCCGACAAGGCCACCATGGACGTGCCCTCCTCGGCCGCCGGCGTGGTCAAGGAAGTGCTGGTCGCGGTCGGCGACAAGGTCGCGGAAGGCAGCCTGCTGATCAAGGTGGAAGCAGCCGGCGCGGCTGCTGCGGCGCCCCAGCCGGCTGCCGCGGCACCTGCTGCCCCGGCACCCGCTGCCCCCGCCCCGGCTGCCGCCGGCGGCGTGGTCGAGGTCGCAGTTCCCGACATCGGCGACTTCTCCGACGTGCCGGTGATCGAGCTGTTCGTCAAGGTCGGCGACAGCATCAAGGTGGACGATGCCATCGCCACGCTGGAGTCCGACAAGGCCACCATGGACGTGCCCTCCTCGGCTGCCGGGGTGGTCAAGGAAGTGCTGGTCAAGGTCGGCGACAAGGTGTCGCAGGGCACGGTGATGATCAAGGTCGAGTCGGCAGGCGCCTCGGCAGGCGCCGTTGTTGGGTCCCCTCCCCTTCAAGGGGAGGGACAGGGTGGGGATGGGGTTCAGCCAGCGTCCGGCAAGACCCATCCCCCTCCCAGCCTCCCCCTTGAAGGGGGAGGAGCGAAAGCACCGGCCCCCGCGCCCGCTGCAGCCCCCTCCGCGGTGAAGCTGGGCGGCAAGGTGCACGCCAGCCCCTCGGTGCGCGCCTACGCCCGCGAACTGGGCGTGGATCTCGCCCAGGTCAAGGCCACCGGACCGAAGAACCGCATCCTCAAGGAAGACGTCACCGCCTTCGTCAAGGGCGCGATGAGCACCGGCGTGGTGCCGGGCAAGGCGGCTGCGGCCGGCGCGGGCGCGTCGCTGGGCGGAGGGCTGGACCTGCTGCCTTGGCCGAAGGTGGACTTCGCCAAGTTCGGCGAGGTCGAGGTCAAGCCGCTCTCCCGCATCAAGAAGATCTCCGGCCAGAATCTGGCGCGCAACTGGGTGATGATCCCGGCTGTGACCTACCACGAGGACGCCGACATCACCGACCTGGAAGCCTTCCGGGTGGCGATGAACAAGGAGCACGAGAAGTCCGGCAAGAAGCTCACCATGCTCGCCTTCATCATCAAGGCCTCGGTGCGCGCACTGCAGGAATTCCCCGAGTTCAACACCTCGCTCGACGGCGACAACCTGGTCTACAAGAAGTACTTCAACATCGCCTTCGCCGCGGACACCCCCAACGGTCTTGTCGTGCCGGTGGTCAAGGACGCCGACAAGAAGAGCGTGTTCGAGATCGCCGCGGAAACCGGCGCGCTGGCCAAGAAGGCGCGCGATGGCAAGCTGGGCCCGGCCGACATGTCCGGCGCCTGCTTCACCATCTCCTCGCTGGGCGGCATCGGCGGCACCTACTTCGCACCCATCGTCAATGCGCCGGAAGTGGCCATCCTCGGGGTGAACAAGTCGGTGATGAAGCCGGTGTGGGACGGCAAGCAGTTCGTGCCGCGCCTTACCCTGCCGATGTCGCTGACCGCGGATCACCGCGTCATCGACGGCGCGCTGGCCACCCGCTTCAACGTCTATCTCGCCCAACTGCTGGCCGACTTCCGTCGGGTCATGCTGTAA
- the lpdA gene encoding dihydrolipoyl dehydrogenase codes for MSQIVEVKVPDIGDFDAVPVIELFVKAGDSIKVDDAICTLESDKATMDVPSSAAGVVKEVLVKLGDKVSEGAVLIKVEAAGEAAAAPAQASAPAPAAAPAAASAPTAAAHAGSADVEYDMVVLGAGPGGYSAAFRAADLGLKTAIIERYATLGGVCLNVGCIPSKALLHVAAVIEEAEHVETAGIKFAKPTVDVDALRKHKDGVIGKLTGGLAGMAKARKVDVIRGYGSFLDPHHIEVEETTGSAQDKTGAKKVVKFKQCIIAAGSAAVHLPFIPRDPRIVDSTGALELRQVPGKMLVIGGGIIGLEMATVYSTLGARIDVVEMMDGLMQGPDRDAVKVWEKQNAQRFDKIMLKTKTVAVEAKDDGLYVKFEGEGAPAEPVKYDMILQSAGRAPNGNKIGADKAGVIVGERGFIPVDAQMRTNVPHIFAIGDVVGQPMLAHKAVHEAHVAAEVAAGQKAAFDATVIPGVAYTHPEVAWVGYTEAQAKAEGKKVEVAKFPWAASGRAIANGADYGFTKLIFDAETHRVIGGTIVGPSAGDMIGEVCLAIEMGADAVDIGKTIHPHPTLGETVGMAAEVAHGSCTDLPPMRKK; via the coding sequence ATGAGCCAGATCGTTGAAGTAAAGGTGCCGGACATCGGTGATTTCGACGCGGTGCCGGTGATCGAGCTGTTCGTCAAAGCCGGCGACAGCATCAAGGTGGATGACGCCATCTGCACGCTGGAGTCCGACAAGGCCACCATGGATGTGCCCTCGTCGGCCGCCGGCGTGGTCAAGGAAGTGCTGGTCAAGCTCGGCGACAAGGTCAGCGAAGGCGCGGTGCTGATCAAGGTCGAGGCGGCTGGCGAAGCCGCTGCGGCCCCTGCTCAGGCTAGCGCCCCGGCGCCGGCCGCAGCACCCGCCGCGGCGTCGGCCCCGACCGCAGCCGCGCACGCCGGCAGCGCCGACGTCGAGTACGACATGGTCGTCCTCGGCGCCGGCCCAGGCGGCTACTCGGCGGCCTTCCGCGCCGCCGACCTCGGTCTCAAGACCGCGATCATCGAGCGTTACGCCACGCTCGGCGGGGTGTGCCTGAACGTCGGCTGCATCCCGTCCAAGGCGCTGCTGCACGTCGCCGCGGTGATCGAAGAGGCCGAACATGTCGAAACCGCCGGCATCAAGTTCGCCAAGCCCACGGTCGATGTCGACGCGCTCCGCAAGCACAAGGACGGCGTGATCGGCAAGCTCACCGGCGGGCTGGCCGGTATGGCCAAGGCGCGCAAGGTGGATGTGATCCGCGGCTACGGCAGCTTCCTCGACCCGCATCACATCGAGGTCGAAGAAACCACCGGCAGCGCACAGGACAAGACCGGCGCCAAGAAGGTGGTGAAGTTCAAGCAGTGCATCATTGCAGCCGGTTCCGCCGCCGTGCACCTGCCCTTCATCCCGCGCGATCCGCGCATCGTGGACTCCACCGGCGCGCTGGAACTGCGCCAGGTGCCGGGCAAGATGCTGGTCATCGGCGGCGGCATCATCGGCCTGGAGATGGCCACGGTGTATTCCACGCTCGGCGCGCGCATCGACGTGGTCGAGATGATGGACGGCCTGATGCAGGGCCCGGACCGCGACGCGGTGAAGGTGTGGGAGAAGCAGAACGCCCAGCGCTTCGACAAGATCATGCTGAAGACCAAGACCGTGGCCGTCGAGGCCAAGGACGATGGCCTTTACGTGAAGTTCGAAGGCGAAGGGGCACCCGCCGAGCCGGTGAAGTACGACATGATCCTGCAGTCGGCGGGCCGCGCGCCCAACGGCAACAAGATCGGCGCCGACAAGGCGGGGGTGATCGTCGGCGAGCGCGGTTTCATCCCGGTGGATGCGCAGATGCGCACCAACGTGCCGCACATCTTCGCCATCGGCGACGTCGTCGGCCAGCCCATGCTTGCCCACAAGGCGGTGCATGAAGCCCACGTCGCGGCGGAAGTCGCGGCCGGACAGAAGGCTGCCTTCGACGCCACGGTAATTCCCGGCGTGGCCTACACCCATCCGGAAGTGGCCTGGGTCGGCTACACCGAGGCGCAGGCCAAGGCCGAAGGCAAAAAGGTCGAGGTGGCCAAGTTCCCCTGGGCCGCCTCGGGCCGCGCGATCGCCAACGGCGCCGACTACGGCTTCACCAAGCTGATCTTCGATGCGGAAACGCACCGCGTGATCGGCGGCACCATCGTCGGGCCGTCTGCCGGCGACATGATCGGCGAGGTCTGTCTGGCCATCGAGATGGGCGCCGACGCGGTCGATATCGGCAAGACCATCCACCCGCACCCGACGCTGGGCGAGACGGTGGGCATGGCGGCCGAGGTCGCGCACGGCAGCTGCACCGACCTGCCGCCGATGCGCAAGAAGTAG
- a CDS encoding aminotransferase class V-fold PLP-dependent enzyme: MPGLLPDVDPDGLLEYSVVYTDRSLNHMSRAFQGVMRDISALLKKVYHAQAVAVVPGSGTFGMEAVARQFATGRKTLVIRNGWFSYRWTQIFDMGGIPAESVVLKARPTSDGSQAPFAPPPIDEVVAAIREHRPELVFAPHVETASGMILPDAYLRAVADAVHAVGGLFVLDCIASGAIWVDMEATGADILISAPQKGWSGSPCCALVMLGEAARARIDATTSTSFACDLKKWLQIMAAYEGGGHAYHATMPTDSLRRLRDIMRETEGRGFERVRAAQEELGARVRALLEAHGFRSVAAEGFKAPGVVVSYTDDDAIKSGAAFAAAGLQTAAGVPLQCDEPADFKTFRIGLFGLDKLDDVDGTVARLQQALEAVRPG; the protein is encoded by the coding sequence ATGCCCGGCCTGCTGCCCGATGTCGATCCCGATGGCCTGCTCGAATATTCGGTGGTCTATACCGACCGTTCGTTGAACCACATGTCGCGCGCCTTCCAGGGCGTCATGCGCGACATCTCGGCGCTGCTGAAGAAGGTCTATCACGCACAGGCGGTGGCCGTCGTGCCCGGCAGCGGCACCTTCGGCATGGAGGCGGTCGCGCGCCAGTTCGCCACCGGGCGCAAGACGCTGGTGATCCGCAATGGCTGGTTCAGCTACCGGTGGACGCAGATCTTCGACATGGGCGGGATTCCGGCCGAATCCGTCGTGCTCAAGGCACGGCCGACGAGCGACGGATCGCAGGCGCCGTTCGCCCCGCCGCCGATCGACGAAGTCGTCGCCGCGATCCGTGAGCACCGCCCCGAGCTGGTCTTCGCCCCGCACGTCGAGACCGCCTCGGGGATGATCCTGCCCGACGCCTACCTGCGTGCGGTGGCCGACGCGGTGCATGCGGTCGGCGGCCTGTTCGTGCTCGACTGCATCGCTTCCGGCGCGATCTGGGTGGACATGGAGGCGACCGGCGCCGACATCCTGATCAGCGCCCCGCAAAAGGGCTGGAGTGGCTCGCCGTGCTGTGCCCTGGTCATGCTCGGCGAGGCCGCGCGCGCGCGCATCGACGCCACCACCAGCACCAGCTTCGCCTGTGACCTGAAGAAGTGGTTGCAGATCATGGCCGCCTACGAAGGCGGCGGCCACGCCTACCACGCCACCATGCCCACCGACAGCCTGCGCCGCCTGCGCGACATCATGCGCGAGACCGAGGGCCGTGGTTTCGAGCGGGTGCGCGCCGCGCAGGAAGAGCTCGGCGCCCGCGTGCGCGCGCTGCTGGAAGCGCACGGTTTCCGGAGCGTGGCCGCAGAGGGCTTCAAGGCGCCGGGCGTGGTGGTGAGCTACACCGACGACGACGCCATCAAGAGCGGCGCCGCCTTCGCCGCCGCGGGCCTGCAGACCGCTGCCGGCGTACCGTTGCAGTGCGACGAGCCGGCCGACTTCAAGACCTTCCGCATCGGCCTCTTCGGCCTCGACAAGCTGGACGACGTCGACGGCACGGTGGCGCGGCTGCAGCAGGCGCTGGAGGCGGTGCGCCCCGGTTAA
- the phaP gene encoding TIGR01841 family phasin (Members of this family are phasins (small proteins associated with inclusions such as PHA granules). Note that several different families of phasins have been named PhaP despite very little sequence similarity to each other.) codes for MIATPEKLAASNKATVESLLSVSAAAMASAERLAALNLNTARAMIEDSMANLKALTEAKDPQAFVALQTSLVQPGAEKLVAYYRSVYEIASQNQEEISKLLESQFAELNKTMNAALDEAAKSAPAGSDAAISAVKSALAAANSTYDSVSKAARQVVDIAEANVSSATSAAVKAVGATAAKPARKSA; via the coding sequence ATGATCGCCACCCCCGAAAAGCTCGCCGCCAGCAACAAGGCCACCGTCGAATCCCTGCTCAGCGTCAGCGCCGCCGCCATGGCCTCCGCCGAGCGCCTGGCCGCGCTGAACCTCAACACCGCCCGCGCCATGATCGAAGACAGCATGGCCAACCTCAAGGCACTGACCGAAGCCAAGGACCCGCAAGCCTTCGTCGCCCTGCAGACCTCCCTGGTCCAGCCCGGCGCCGAGAAGCTGGTAGCCTACTACCGCAGCGTTTACGAAATTGCGTCGCAGAACCAGGAAGAGATCAGCAAGCTGCTCGAATCCCAGTTCGCCGAGCTGAACAAGACCATGAACGCCGCCCTGGACGAGGCCGCCAAGTCCGCCCCCGCCGGGTCCGACGCGGCGATCTCCGCGGTCAAGAGCGCCCTGGCCGCCGCCAACTCCACCTACGACAGCGTGAGCAAGGCTGCCCGCCAGGTGGTGGATATCGCCGAAGCCAACGTCAGCTCCGCGACCAGCGCGGCCGTCAAGGCTGTCGGCGCCACCGCCGCCAAGCCGGCCCGCAAGTCCGCCTGA
- the aceE gene encoding pyruvate dehydrogenase (acetyl-transferring), homodimeric type: MTGKSNVLLQADPDAQETQEWLDALAAVVDNEGAPRAHYLIEKLIESAREEGVDIPYSANTQYINTIPAEQQPKYPGNPDMEIKLHSYIRWNAMAMVVRANKHTNVGGHIASFASAAALYDVGFSHFWKSLEHETGGDLIFFQGHSVPGVYARAFMLGRLTEEQMDSFRQEVGGKGISSYPHPWLMPDFWQFPTVSMGLGPLQAIYQARFMKYLASRGLIDAAKAESRKVWAFLGDGETDEVESLGAIGMAARERLDNLVFVINCNLQRLDGPVRGNGKIIQELEAEFRGAGWNVIKVIWGTHWDALLQRDKKGILKKRMMECVDGEYQTFKAKDGAYVREHFFNTPELKELVADWTDDEIWNLNRGGHDLFKIFAAYKAATEHKGQPTLILAKTIKGFGMGQAGEAMNISHQQKKLDIDAIRRFRDRFGLPVPDDKLAELPYLRFEEGSPEYKYMMERRMELGGFLPQRRQKAEPLAVPGLDAFAALLKASGEGRELSTTMAIVRIMNTLLKDKQIGRHIVPIVPDESRTFGMEGMFRQYGIWNQQGQKYVPEDHDQLMFYKESETGQVLQEGINEAGAMADWIAAGTAYSVHGVQMVPFYIFYSMFGLQRTMDLCWAAADQRTRGFMIGGTAGRTTLNGEGLQHEDGHSQIMANMIPNCVSYDPTFQYEVAVIVQDGMRRMFAEQEDIYYYITVMNENYEHPEMPAGAEKDILKGMYAFRKGADKKGPRVQLLGSGTIFNEVIAAAELLKNDWGVEADLWGCPSFNELTRDGQHCERWNLLHPMEAPKKSHVEACLEGSEGPVIAATDYMKLFAEQIRPFVKRSYVTLGTDGFGRSDTREQLRHFFEVDRYWVTLAALKALADEGAIEREKVAAAMVKYKLDPNKPDPVTV; encoded by the coding sequence ATGACCGGGAAATCCAACGTACTGCTGCAGGCCGATCCGGACGCGCAGGAGACGCAGGAATGGCTGGACGCACTGGCCGCAGTCGTCGATAACGAAGGCGCACCGCGCGCCCACTACCTGATCGAGAAGCTGATCGAATCCGCGCGCGAAGAGGGGGTGGACATCCCCTACTCCGCCAACACGCAGTACATCAACACCATCCCGGCCGAGCAGCAGCCCAAGTACCCGGGCAACCCGGACATGGAGATCAAGCTCCATTCCTACATCCGCTGGAACGCCATGGCCATGGTGGTGCGCGCCAACAAGCACACCAACGTGGGTGGCCACATCGCCTCCTTCGCCTCGGCCGCGGCGCTCTACGACGTGGGTTTCTCGCACTTCTGGAAGAGCCTGGAGCATGAAACCGGCGGCGACCTGATCTTCTTCCAGGGCCACTCGGTGCCCGGCGTGTATGCGCGCGCCTTCATGCTCGGCCGCCTCACCGAAGAGCAGATGGACAGCTTCCGCCAGGAAGTGGGCGGCAAGGGTATTTCCTCCTATCCGCACCCCTGGCTGATGCCGGATTTCTGGCAGTTCCCCACCGTGTCCATGGGCCTCGGCCCGCTGCAGGCCATCTACCAGGCCCGCTTCATGAAGTACCTCGCCAGCCGCGGCCTGATCGACGCCGCCAAGGCCGAATCGCGCAAGGTGTGGGCCTTCCTCGGCGACGGCGAGACCGACGAGGTCGAGTCGCTCGGCGCCATCGGCATGGCCGCGCGCGAGCGTCTCGACAACCTGGTGTTCGTCATCAACTGCAACCTGCAGCGCCTGGACGGCCCGGTGCGCGGCAACGGCAAGATCATCCAGGAACTGGAAGCCGAATTCCGCGGCGCCGGCTGGAACGTGATCAAGGTGATCTGGGGCACCCACTGGGACGCGCTGCTGCAGCGTGACAAGAAGGGCATCCTCAAGAAGCGCATGATGGAATGCGTGGACGGCGAGTACCAGACCTTCAAGGCCAAGGACGGCGCCTATGTGCGCGAGCACTTCTTCAACACCCCGGAACTGAAGGAGCTGGTGGCCGACTGGACCGACGACGAGATCTGGAATCTCAACCGCGGCGGCCACGACCTGTTCAAGATCTTCGCCGCCTACAAGGCCGCCACCGAGCACAAGGGCCAGCCCACGCTGATCCTCGCCAAGACCATCAAGGGCTTCGGCATGGGCCAGGCCGGCGAGGCGATGAACATCTCCCACCAGCAGAAGAAGCTGGACATCGACGCCATCCGCCGCTTCCGCGACCGCTTCGGCCTGCCGGTGCCGGACGACAAGCTCGCCGAGCTGCCCTATCTGCGCTTCGAGGAGGGTTCGCCCGAGTACAAGTACATGATGGAGCGCCGCATGGAGCTGGGCGGCTTCCTGCCGCAGCGCCGGCAGAAGGCCGAGCCGCTGGCGGTGCCGGGCCTGGACGCCTTCGCCGCGCTGCTGAAGGCCTCCGGCGAAGGGCGCGAGCTGTCTACCACCATGGCCATCGTGCGCATCATGAACACCCTGCTCAAGGACAAGCAGATCGGCCGACACATCGTGCCCATCGTGCCCGACGAGAGCCGCACCTTCGGCATGGAAGGCATGTTCCGCCAGTACGGCATCTGGAACCAGCAGGGCCAGAAGTACGTGCCGGAAGACCATGACCAGCTGATGTTCTACAAGGAATCGGAAACCGGCCAGGTGCTGCAGGAAGGCATCAACGAGGCCGGCGCGATGGCCGACTGGATCGCCGCCGGCACCGCCTACAGCGTGCACGGCGTGCAGATGGTGCCCTTCTACATCTTCTATTCGATGTTCGGCCTGCAGCGCACCATGGACCTGTGCTGGGCGGCAGCCGACCAGCGCACCCGCGGCTTCATGATCGGCGGCACCGCCGGGCGCACCACGCTCAACGGCGAAGGCCTGCAGCACGAGGACGGCCACAGCCAGATCATGGCCAACATGATCCCCAACTGCGTGTCCTACGACCCCACCTTCCAGTACGAGGTGGCGGTGATCGTGCAGGACGGCATGCGGCGGATGTTCGCCGAGCAGGAGGACATCTACTACTACATCACGGTGATGAACGAGAACTACGAACATCCCGAGATGCCGGCCGGCGCCGAGAAGGACATCCTCAAGGGCATGTACGCCTTCCGCAAGGGCGCCGACAAGAAGGGCCCGCGCGTGCAGCTGCTGGGTTCCGGTACCATCTTCAACGAGGTCATCGCCGCCGCCGAGCTGCTGAAGAACGACTGGGGCGTGGAAGCCGACCTGTGGGGCTGCCCGAGCTTCAACGAGCTGACCCGCGACGGCCAGCACTGCGAGCGCTGGAACCTGCTCCACCCGATGGAGGCGCCGAAGAAGTCGCACGTCGAGGCCTGCCTGGAAGGCAGCGAAGGCCCGGTGATCGCCGCCACCGACTACATGAAGCTCTTCGCCGAGCAGATCCGCCCCTTCGTCAAGCGCAGCTACGTGACCCTGGGCACCGACGGCTTCGGCCGCTCGGACACCCGCGAGCAGCTGCGCCACTTCTTCGAGGTGGATCGCTACTGGGTGACCCTGGCCGCGCTCAAGGCGCTGGCCGACGAGGGCGCGATCGAGCGCGAGAAGGTTGCCGCCGCCATGGTCAAGTACAAGCTCGACCCCAACAAGCCCGATCCGGTGACGGTCTGA